A window from Aeromonas rivipollensis encodes these proteins:
- a CDS encoding YjiH family protein → MEPENALTAPARSGAGIKLLLTSVLGIAIFFVPFELAGRSTILVDHLAGFLMAQRPLALGLILLLIAYGAISPLLDGRWRARPIDRLLTLFKLLGLGLAIMYVADWGPAWLMTPDRLPFLFDKLAMSVGLIVPIGAMALTFLLGFGLLELIGVLMQPVMRPLWRTPGHSAIDAVASFVGSYSVGLLITNRVFLAGKYTVREAVIIATGFSTVSAAFMIIVAKTLNLMGHWNFYFWSTLVITFVITAILARVPPISTMAHQGETDEPLPAGMSRWQAALASGLTQSSQADPVLRQLQDNLKDGLYMAAAVVPTILSVGLLGLLLAQHTPLFDLLGWLLWPLTWLLDLGEPLETARALSAGLAEMFLPAILLKDADLLVRYVTAVVSVSSVLFFSASIPCVLATKIPVSLGQLVVIWLLRTLLGILLAALCGRLAMAMGWLS, encoded by the coding sequence ATGGAACCTGAAAACGCACTTACCGCCCCTGCCCGCTCAGGGGCTGGCATTAAACTGCTGCTGACCAGTGTGCTCGGCATCGCCATCTTTTTCGTGCCCTTCGAGCTCGCGGGTCGCAGTACCATACTGGTGGATCACCTGGCGGGCTTCCTGATGGCGCAGCGCCCGCTCGCTCTGGGGCTGATCCTGCTGCTGATCGCCTATGGCGCCATCAGCCCGCTGCTGGATGGTCGCTGGCGCGCCCGCCCCATCGACAGACTGCTGACCCTGTTCAAGCTGCTCGGGCTGGGGCTGGCCATCATGTATGTGGCCGACTGGGGCCCCGCCTGGCTGATGACGCCGGATCGCCTGCCCTTCCTCTTTGACAAGCTGGCCATGTCGGTGGGCCTCATAGTGCCCATCGGCGCCATGGCCCTCACCTTCCTGCTCGGCTTCGGCCTGCTGGAGCTCATCGGCGTGCTGATGCAGCCGGTGATGCGTCCCCTCTGGCGCACGCCCGGCCACTCCGCCATCGATGCGGTCGCCTCCTTCGTCGGCAGCTACTCGGTGGGCCTGCTCATCACCAACCGGGTCTTCCTCGCGGGCAAGTACACGGTACGGGAAGCCGTCATCATCGCCACCGGCTTCTCCACCGTCTCCGCCGCCTTCATGATCATAGTGGCCAAGACTCTCAACCTGATGGGGCACTGGAACTTCTACTTCTGGTCCACCCTGGTGATCACCTTCGTCATCACCGCCATCCTGGCGCGGGTTCCCCCCATCAGCACCATGGCGCACCAGGGCGAGACCGACGAGCCGCTGCCGGCCGGCATGAGTCGCTGGCAAGCGGCGCTGGCCTCCGGGCTCACCCAGTCCAGCCAGGCGGATCCCGTGCTGCGGCAGTTGCAGGACAACCTCAAGGATGGCCTCTACATGGCCGCCGCCGTGGTCCCCACCATCTTGTCCGTCGGCCTGCTGGGGCTGTTGCTGGCGCAGCACACACCGCTGTTTGATCTGCTGGGCTGGCTGCTGTGGCCCCTCACCTGGCTGCTGGATCTTGGGGAACCGCTGGAGACCGCAAGAGCGCTCTCGGCGGGGCTAGCGGAGATGTTCCTGCCCGCCATCCTGCTCAAGGATGCGGATCTGCTGGTGCGCTATGTAACCGCCGTGGTCTCGGTGAGCTCGGTGCTCTTCTTCTCCGCCTCCATTCCCTGCGTCCTGGCCACCAAGATCCCGGTGAGCCTGGGGCAACTGGTGGTGATCTGGCTGCTGCGCACCCTGCTTGGCATCCTGCTGGCAGCCCTGTGCGGCCGGCTGGCCATGGCGATGGGCTGGCTCAGCTAG
- the hrpA gene encoding ATP-dependent RNA helicase HrpA, producing the protein MSLSIEALRRRLSACMNLDARRLSSRLHGVKKLPEGKQAAMLETIAADLAVAEARYQSRLAGVPRVTYPDNLPVSQKQAEIAKAISEHQVVIIAGETGSGKTTQIPKICLSLGRGVKGYIGHTQPRRLAARTVAARIAEEMESELGHYVGYKVRFTDQVSEQTHIKLMTDGILLAEIQHDRMLTQYDTIIIDEAHERSLNIDFILGYLKQLLPKRPDLKVIITSATIDPQRFSRHFNQAPIIEVSGRTYPVEVRYRPLFVDKKSSDKSADKSEGLEERDELQGIFDAVEELAREGLGDILIFMNGEREIRDTADALRKLNLRDTEVLPLYARLSNAEQNKVFQQHAGRRIVLATNVAETSLTVPGIRYVIDPGTARISRYSWRTKVQRLPIEPVSQASANQRKGRCGRVADGICIRLYSEEDFNNRPAFTDPEILRTNLASVILQMLALGLGNMEAFPFVEPPESRHIKDGLTLLKELEAVKELPGTREQEPKLQLTETGRQLSRIPLDPRLAKMVITAAQTGCLSEVMVITAGLSIQDPRERPMEKKQAADEQHRRFEDKDSDFLAFVNLWNYLKEQQDLLGSNPFRRMCQKEFLSYLRVREWQDIHFQLRQTVKELGFKANHEPADFKTVHCALLTGLLSHIGNKDLEKPEFLGARNGRFHLFPASGLFKKPPKWVMAAELVETSRLYARINARIEPEWVEPLAGHLIKLHHSDPHWSKKNGAVMAKEKVTLYGLTLVNERTINFSRIDPAQCRELFIRRALVEGDFETRHRFFGENRKLLAEVEALEHKSRRRDILVDDEDLFRFYDARLPEEVISARHFDKWWKEAQKQDPELLNFEKEMLMKGDAAHISDLDYPNFWQQGRLKLKLTYQFDPGEAADGVTLHIPLPLLNQVEVKGFEWLIPGLRHELLVALIKSMPKPMRKNFVPAPNYADALLATLNPDQGPLLDEMERQLRRMTGVTVPRESWDWNAVPDHLKLTFRVVDDKHKKVAEGKDLEALKESLRGKVQETLSQVVDDDIEQSGLTLWSFGELPQEYSQKRSGFEVKAYPTLVDQKDSVAIQLVESPVAQQQLMWAGQRRLVLLNVPSPIKYLQEKLPNKAKLGLYFNPFGKVAELIDDCIACGCDKLMEQHGGLAWDEAGFESLKEFVRAELNDAVVEVASQVEAVLTLSHEIKKRLKGKMQLDTAFAMSDIQLQLGNLIHKGFVTETGWQRLPDLLRYLRAIERRLEKLAIDPNRDRVHMLKVQSVESDYKALLAKIPKSQPIPPEVANIRWMIEELRVSFFAQQLGTPYPISDKRVQSAIAQC; encoded by the coding sequence TTGTCTCTCTCTATCGAGGCGCTGCGCCGCCGTCTCTCTGCCTGCATGAATCTTGACGCCCGCCGTCTTTCCAGCCGTCTGCACGGGGTCAAGAAGCTGCCGGAAGGCAAGCAGGCCGCCATGCTGGAGACCATCGCCGCCGATCTGGCGGTGGCCGAGGCCCGTTACCAGTCCCGTCTGGCGGGTGTGCCCAGGGTCACCTATCCGGACAACCTGCCGGTCAGCCAGAAGCAGGCGGAGATCGCCAAGGCGATCAGTGAACATCAGGTGGTGATCATCGCCGGGGAAACAGGCTCGGGCAAAACCACCCAGATCCCCAAGATTTGTCTCTCGCTCGGGCGCGGGGTCAAGGGCTATATAGGCCACACCCAGCCGCGTCGCCTCGCGGCCCGCACGGTGGCGGCCCGCATCGCGGAAGAGATGGAGTCCGAACTCGGCCACTATGTCGGCTACAAGGTGCGTTTTACCGATCAGGTGAGCGAGCAGACCCACATCAAGCTGATGACAGACGGTATCCTGCTGGCGGAGATCCAGCACGACCGGATGCTGACCCAGTACGACACCATCATCATCGACGAGGCCCACGAGCGCAGCCTCAACATCGACTTCATCCTGGGTTACCTCAAGCAACTGCTGCCCAAACGCCCGGATCTCAAGGTGATCATCACCTCGGCCACCATCGACCCCCAGCGCTTCTCCCGACATTTCAACCAGGCGCCCATCATAGAAGTCTCAGGTCGCACCTACCCGGTGGAGGTGCGCTACCGCCCGCTGTTTGTGGATAAAAAGAGCAGCGACAAGAGCGCAGATAAGAGTGAGGGGCTGGAGGAGCGCGACGAGCTGCAGGGGATCTTCGATGCGGTGGAAGAGCTGGCCCGGGAGGGGCTGGGGGATATCCTCATCTTCATGAACGGCGAGCGGGAGATCCGCGATACCGCCGATGCCCTGCGCAAGCTCAACCTGCGCGACACCGAGGTGCTGCCGCTCTACGCCCGCCTCTCCAACGCCGAGCAGAACAAGGTATTCCAGCAACATGCCGGGCGGCGCATAGTGCTGGCCACCAACGTGGCTGAGACCTCGCTGACGGTGCCGGGCATTCGCTACGTCATCGATCCGGGTACCGCCCGCATCAGCCGCTACTCCTGGCGCACCAAGGTGCAGCGCCTGCCCATAGAGCCGGTCTCCCAGGCCAGCGCCAACCAGCGTAAAGGGCGTTGCGGCCGGGTGGCGGACGGTATCTGTATCCGCCTCTATTCGGAGGAGGATTTCAACAACCGTCCGGCCTTTACCGATCCCGAGATCCTGCGCACCAACCTGGCGTCGGTCATCCTGCAGATGCTGGCGCTCGGCCTTGGCAACATGGAGGCCTTCCCCTTCGTCGAGCCGCCGGAGTCACGCCACATCAAGGATGGCCTGACCCTCCTGAAAGAGCTAGAGGCGGTCAAAGAGCTGCCCGGCACCCGGGAGCAGGAGCCCAAACTGCAGTTGACCGAAACCGGTCGCCAGCTCTCGCGCATTCCCCTTGATCCCCGTCTGGCGAAGATGGTGATCACGGCGGCGCAAACCGGCTGTCTGAGCGAGGTGATGGTGATCACCGCGGGCCTCAGCATCCAGGACCCCCGCGAGCGGCCCATGGAGAAGAAGCAGGCCGCCGACGAGCAGCACAGACGCTTCGAGGACAAAGATTCCGACTTCCTTGCCTTCGTCAATCTGTGGAATTACCTCAAAGAGCAGCAGGATCTCCTGGGCAGCAACCCCTTCCGCCGCATGTGCCAGAAGGAGTTTCTCTCCTACTTGCGGGTGCGCGAGTGGCAGGACATCCACTTCCAGCTGCGCCAGACGGTGAAAGAGCTTGGCTTCAAAGCCAACCATGAACCGGCGGATTTCAAGACGGTGCACTGCGCCCTGCTGACGGGGCTGCTCAGCCATATCGGCAACAAGGATCTGGAGAAGCCCGAGTTTCTCGGCGCTCGCAATGGCCGCTTCCACCTCTTCCCGGCCTCGGGCCTGTTCAAGAAGCCGCCCAAGTGGGTGATGGCCGCAGAATTGGTGGAGACTTCCCGCCTCTATGCCCGCATCAACGCCAGGATCGAGCCCGAGTGGGTGGAGCCGTTGGCAGGCCACCTCATCAAGCTGCACCACAGCGACCCCCACTGGTCGAAGAAAAACGGCGCCGTCATGGCCAAGGAGAAGGTGACCCTCTACGGCCTGACCCTGGTCAACGAGCGCACCATCAACTTCAGCCGCATCGATCCGGCCCAGTGCCGCGAGCTGTTTATCCGCCGCGCGTTGGTGGAGGGGGACTTCGAGACCCGCCACCGCTTCTTTGGCGAGAACCGCAAGCTGCTGGCCGAAGTGGAGGCGCTGGAGCACAAGTCGCGCCGGCGCGACATCCTGGTGGATGACGAGGATCTGTTCCGCTTCTACGACGCCCGCCTGCCGGAGGAGGTGATCTCCGCCCGTCACTTCGACAAGTGGTGGAAAGAGGCGCAGAAGCAGGATCCCGAGCTGCTCAACTTCGAGAAAGAGATGCTGATGAAGGGGGACGCCGCCCACATCAGCGATCTCGACTACCCCAACTTCTGGCAGCAGGGGCGCCTCAAGCTCAAGCTGACCTATCAGTTCGACCCGGGGGAGGCCGCCGATGGCGTCACCCTGCATATTCCACTGCCGCTCTTGAATCAGGTGGAGGTGAAGGGGTTCGAGTGGCTGATCCCCGGGCTGCGCCACGAGCTCCTGGTGGCCCTCATCAAGTCGATGCCAAAGCCGATGCGCAAGAACTTCGTGCCGGCCCCGAACTACGCCGATGCGCTGCTCGCCACCCTCAATCCCGATCAGGGGCCGCTGCTGGACGAGATGGAGCGCCAGCTGCGCCGCATGACCGGCGTCACTGTACCTCGTGAATCTTGGGACTGGAATGCGGTACCCGATCACCTGAAACTCACCTTCCGGGTGGTGGACGACAAGCACAAGAAAGTAGCGGAAGGCAAGGATCTGGAGGCGCTGAAGGAATCCCTGCGCGGCAAGGTGCAGGAGACGCTCTCCCAGGTGGTGGACGACGACATAGAGCAGTCGGGCCTGACCCTGTGGAGCTTTGGCGAGCTCCCCCAGGAGTACAGCCAGAAGCGGAGCGGCTTCGAGGTGAAGGCCTATCCGACCCTGGTGGATCAGAAAGACTCGGTCGCCATCCAGCTGGTGGAGAGCCCGGTGGCCCAGCAGCAACTGATGTGGGCGGGCCAGCGCCGGCTGGTGCTGCTCAACGTGCCATCTCCCATCAAGTATCTGCAGGAGAAGCTGCCGAACAAGGCCAAGCTCGGGCTCTACTTCAACCCCTTCGGCAAGGTGGCCGAGCTGATCGACGACTGCATCGCCTGTGGCTGTGACAAGCTCATGGAGCAGCACGGCGGCCTGGCCTGGGACGAGGCCGGTTTCGAGTCGCTCAAGGAGTTTGTCCGCGCCGAGCTCAACGATGCCGTGGTGGAGGTGGCAAGCCAAGTGGAAGCCGTGCTGACCCTCTCCCATGAGATCAAGAAGCGGCTCAAGGGCAAGATGCAGCTCGACACGGCCTTTGCCATGTCGGATATCCAGTTGCAGCTGGGCAACCTCATTCACAAGGGGTTCGTGACCGAGACCGGATGGCAGCGGCTGCCTGACTTGTTGCGCTACCTGCGCGCCATCGAGCGGCGCCTCGAGAAGCTGGCCATCGATCCCAACCGGGACAGGGTCCATATGCTCAAGGTGCAGAGCGTGGAGAGCGACTACAAGGCGCTGCTTGCCAAGATCCCAAAATCCCAGCCGATCCCCCCCGAGGTGGCCAATATCCGCTGGATGATAGAAGAGCTGCGGGTCTCCTTCTTCGCCCAGCAGCTGGGGACGCCGTATCCCATCTCGGATAAACGGGTGCAGAGCGCCATAGCCCAGTGCTAA
- a CDS encoding YbaB/EbfC family nucleoid-associated protein: protein MFGKGGMGNLMKQAQQMQERMQKMQEQLAQMEVVGEAGAGMVKVTMAGSHSVRRIEIDPSLMEDDKEMLEDLVAAAVNDAVRRVEEQNKSKMGELTGGMQLPPGFKMPF, encoded by the coding sequence ATGTTTGGTAAAGGTGGAATGGGTAACCTGATGAAACAGGCCCAACAGATGCAAGAGCGCATGCAGAAGATGCAAGAGCAGCTGGCTCAGATGGAAGTCGTCGGCGAAGCCGGCGCTGGCATGGTCAAGGTCACCATGGCCGGCAGCCACAGCGTGCGCCGTATCGAGATAGATCCGAGTCTGATGGAAGATGACAAGGAGATGCTGGAAGATCTGGTCGCCGCCGCCGTCAACGACGCAGTGCGCCGGGTGGAAGAGCAGAACAAGAGCAAGATGGGCGAGCTGACCGGCGGCATGCAACTGCCCCCCGGCTTCAAGATGCCGTTCTAA
- a CDS encoding pirin family protein: MKELAFIKRSNGRHWVGDGFPVRSIFSYNDIAEEMSPFLLMDYAGPATFPATSHQLGVGQHPHRGFETVTIVYEGGVSHRDSSGGGGTIGPGDVQWMTAASGLIHEEYHSPDFARTGGAFEMVQLWVNLPARDKMTAPGYQGITAKEIPRVALPEGAGEARIIAGRFGETAGPARTFTPMNVWDMRLKAHHRVTLELPEGHTTALFVLKGAIRLGNRHPVRTAELAVMERRGSKLVMEVEEETTLLLLNGAPLDEPIVGHGPFVMNSQEEIVQAINDYNSGRFGQIGR, from the coding sequence ATGAAAGAACTGGCATTTATCAAGCGCAGCAACGGACGGCACTGGGTGGGTGACGGCTTCCCCGTCAGGAGCATCTTCTCCTACAACGACATCGCCGAGGAGATGTCCCCCTTCCTGTTGATGGACTACGCGGGCCCGGCCACTTTCCCGGCCACCTCCCATCAACTCGGCGTCGGCCAGCACCCTCACCGCGGATTCGAGACGGTGACCATCGTCTATGAAGGCGGCGTCTCCCACAGAGACTCCTCGGGGGGCGGCGGCACCATAGGTCCGGGTGATGTGCAGTGGATGACGGCCGCATCTGGCCTGATCCACGAGGAGTACCACAGCCCGGACTTTGCCAGGACGGGCGGCGCCTTCGAAATGGTCCAGCTGTGGGTGAACCTGCCAGCCCGGGACAAGATGACGGCTCCTGGCTACCAGGGCATCACCGCCAAAGAGATCCCGCGAGTGGCACTGCCAGAGGGCGCAGGGGAGGCTCGAATCATCGCCGGGCGCTTCGGCGAGACCGCTGGCCCCGCCCGAACCTTCACCCCGATGAACGTCTGGGACATGCGACTGAAGGCTCATCACCGGGTGACGCTCGAACTGCCGGAAGGGCACACCACTGCGCTGTTTGTGCTCAAAGGCGCCATTCGCCTCGGCAACCGCCACCCTGTCCGCACCGCCGAGCTGGCAGTCATGGAGCGCCGTGGCAGCAAACTGGTGATGGAGGTCGAGGAAGAGACGACGCTGCTGCTGCTCAATGGCGCTCCCCTCGATGAACCCATCGTCGGTCACGGCCCCTTCGTGATGAACAGCCAGGAAGAGATAGTGCAGGCCATCAATGATTACAACAGCGGCCGTTTCGGCCAGATCGGACGCTAG
- a CDS encoding LysR family transcriptional regulator, with the protein MDFNQVVVFVKVVQAGSFSAAARLLGLPTSTVSHRVAMLEKRLGVTLLQRTTRRLHLTEAGQLYFEHASAGLAHVFDAEAAVTESREEPCGLLRITAPVDIGDQILSSILGQMRSQWPKVDVELVLMNRYVDLVAEGVDVAIRTGPLKDSTLIARQVGVARWALFASPDYLASAPALDAPPALRHHACLQFTPLGKEAWVLHDEADNSLIVSLARQTLINDVGLIMTMVQAGCGVALLPSYLCRQACEEGRLVPVLPEWHGKADPIHIVYPRQRFMPPRLRAFVDLATLTLRQWLE; encoded by the coding sequence ATGGACTTCAATCAGGTCGTTGTATTCGTCAAGGTCGTGCAAGCCGGCAGTTTCAGTGCCGCGGCTCGTCTGCTGGGATTGCCGACCTCAACGGTCAGCCATCGGGTGGCCATGCTGGAGAAGCGCCTGGGCGTGACCCTCTTGCAGCGGACGACCCGTCGCCTGCACCTGACCGAGGCCGGACAGCTCTATTTCGAGCACGCCTCGGCCGGGCTGGCGCATGTGTTCGATGCCGAGGCCGCCGTGACCGAGTCGCGGGAGGAGCCCTGCGGGTTGTTGCGGATCACGGCGCCCGTGGATATCGGCGACCAGATCCTGTCGTCCATCCTGGGGCAGATGCGCAGTCAGTGGCCCAAGGTCGATGTGGAGCTGGTGCTGATGAACCGCTACGTGGATCTGGTCGCCGAGGGGGTCGATGTTGCCATCCGTACCGGCCCTCTCAAGGACTCGACACTGATAGCCAGGCAGGTGGGCGTTGCGCGCTGGGCACTGTTTGCGAGCCCGGATTACCTTGCCAGTGCCCCGGCGCTCGATGCACCGCCAGCGCTGCGTCATCATGCCTGCCTGCAGTTCACCCCTCTGGGGAAGGAGGCCTGGGTACTCCACGACGAAGCCGACAACAGCCTGATCGTCTCTCTGGCCCGACAGACGCTGATCAACGATGTCGGCTTGATCATGACCATGGTGCAGGCTGGCTGTGGGGTGGCACTCTTGCCCTCCTACCTGTGTCGCCAGGCCTGTGAAGAGGGGAGACTGGTGCCTGTCCTGCCCGAATGGCATGGCAAGGCGGATCCCATCCATATCGTCTACCCCAGGCAGCGCTTCATGCCCCCCAGGTTGCGCGCCTTCGTGGATCTTGCCACGCTGACGCTGCGGCAATGGCTCGAATGA
- the ycaC gene encoding isochorismate family cysteine hydrolase YcaC, producing the protein MNKPYVKLDKQNAAVLLVDHQAGLSSLVRDIEPDKFRNNVLALAALAKYFELPTILTTSFENGPNGPLMTELKETFPDAPYIARPGQINAWDNEEFVKAVKATGKKQLIIAGIVTEVCVAFPALSALEEGYEVFVITDASGTFNEITRHSAWDRMSSAGAQLMTWFGAACELHRDWRNDVEGLGTLFANHIPDYRNLINSYTAVQSSK; encoded by the coding sequence ATGAACAAGCCCTACGTCAAACTCGACAAGCAAAACGCTGCCGTGCTGCTGGTGGATCACCAGGCCGGCCTCTCCTCCCTGGTGCGCGACATCGAGCCGGACAAGTTTCGCAACAACGTGCTGGCGCTGGCCGCGCTGGCCAAGTACTTCGAGCTGCCGACCATACTGACCACCAGTTTCGAAAACGGGCCCAACGGCCCGCTGATGACAGAGCTCAAGGAGACCTTCCCTGACGCCCCTTACATTGCCCGCCCCGGGCAGATCAACGCCTGGGATAACGAGGAATTCGTCAAGGCGGTCAAGGCCACCGGCAAGAAGCAGCTGATCATCGCCGGCATAGTCACCGAGGTGTGCGTGGCATTCCCGGCCTTGTCCGCCCTCGAGGAAGGGTACGAGGTATTTGTCATCACCGATGCCTCCGGGACCTTCAACGAGATCACCCGTCACTCGGCCTGGGATCGGATGTCATCCGCCGGGGCGCAGCTGATGACCTGGTTTGGGGCCGCCTGTGAACTGCACCGCGACTGGCGCAATGACGTGGAAGGCCTGGGTACCCTGTTTGCCAACCACATCCCCGACTATCGCAATCTGATCAACAGCTACACCGCAGTCCAGAGCAGCAAGTAG
- a CDS encoding CBS domain-containing protein — protein sequence MESLKAKDYMQTKPITFSADMMVQNAVTKFLNSHQLGGPVVDSLGHLIGWVSEQDCIAVMLKEAYHCEQVAQVKDVMRKEVLAVGPDTSILDLAEMMMGQKPKIYPVVEEGRLLGVISRHNVMQAIHAQLGTCFVHQARV from the coding sequence ATGGAATCACTCAAGGCAAAGGATTATATGCAGACCAAGCCCATCACGTTCAGCGCGGACATGATGGTGCAAAATGCGGTCACCAAGTTTCTCAACAGCCATCAACTCGGCGGCCCCGTGGTGGACAGCCTGGGGCACCTGATTGGCTGGGTGTCCGAGCAGGATTGCATTGCCGTCATGTTGAAAGAGGCCTATCACTGCGAGCAGGTGGCCCAGGTCAAGGATGTGATGCGCAAGGAGGTGCTGGCGGTGGGGCCAGACACCAGCATTCTGGATCTGGCGGAGATGATGATGGGCCAAAAGCCGAAGATCTACCCAGTAGTGGAAGAGGGTCGCCTGCTCGGGGTGATCAGCCGCCACAACGTGATGCAGGCCATTCACGCCCAGCTTGGTACCTGCTTCGTGCATCAGGCCAGGGTCTGA
- a CDS encoding helix-turn-helix transcriptional regulator, whose protein sequence is MKALEKERISPYISQLYECGINDSDIKLVVDQFRADLSGSSSLFLLRDDDKSDGIKLFSSGLTEAQQQFYVQHHRQDVWFNHYLDKGCQGIVSANTISSSVGLLASFGAQFAAGGVCRVKGRGLSSLCSYRGATQDDFSSRDLTSLTEIYSGLAAWSQHYWNLLALETQNYQLQQLVKNHNKPSAIIDDKGHIHYSNVAFNRIADENVELRAVNGIFSLQNKEQQRQLKETLNGFAYLLPGASAYMSIPRQSNLRPLLIQCTLMSGLSRFERYVEVVLRDPEHSFNPDIEALASLYPLTIGEKELLVLMSKGYSSNDIAELRGVKVETVRSTLKGVFKKTDCHSQNELLLLLQSIS, encoded by the coding sequence GTGAAGGCATTAGAGAAAGAAAGGATATCGCCCTATATCAGCCAGTTATACGAGTGCGGTATTAATGATTCTGACATTAAGTTGGTGGTGGACCAATTTCGCGCCGACCTGTCCGGCAGTTCATCCCTGTTTTTATTGCGGGATGATGACAAGAGCGACGGAATAAAGCTCTTTTCCAGCGGCTTGACCGAGGCCCAGCAGCAATTTTATGTGCAACACCATCGCCAGGATGTGTGGTTCAATCATTATCTGGACAAGGGCTGCCAGGGGATCGTCAGTGCCAATACCATCTCCAGCTCGGTGGGGCTGCTGGCCAGCTTCGGTGCCCAGTTTGCGGCGGGCGGCGTCTGTCGGGTGAAGGGGCGGGGCCTCAGCTCGCTGTGCAGTTACCGCGGCGCCACTCAGGATGACTTCAGCAGCCGGGATCTCACCTCCTTGACAGAGATCTATTCTGGTCTGGCCGCCTGGAGCCAGCATTATTGGAACCTGCTGGCCCTGGAAACCCAGAACTATCAGCTGCAGCAACTGGTGAAAAACCATAATAAGCCCAGCGCCATCATCGATGACAAGGGGCATATTCATTATTCCAATGTGGCCTTCAACCGCATCGCCGATGAAAACGTCGAGCTGCGGGCGGTCAATGGTATTTTCTCTTTGCAAAATAAGGAGCAGCAACGTCAGCTCAAGGAGACCTTGAATGGCTTTGCCTATTTGCTGCCAGGCGCCAGCGCCTATATGTCCATTCCCCGTCAGTCCAATCTCAGGCCCCTGCTGATCCAGTGCACCCTGATGAGCGGCCTCAGCCGCTTCGAGCGCTATGTGGAAGTGGTATTGCGCGATCCCGAACACTCCTTCAACCCGGACATAGAGGCGCTGGCCAGCCTCTATCCCCTCACCATTGGCGAGAAGGAGCTGCTGGTGCTGATGAGCAAGGGCTACAGCAGCAACGACATCGCCGAACTGCGCGGCGTCAAAGTGGAAACAGTGCGCTCCACCCTCAAGGGGGTGTTCAAGAAGACCGACTGCCACAGTCAGAACGAGCTGCTGCTGTTGCTGCAATCCATCTCCTGA